Proteins from one Dysgonomonas sp. HDW5A genomic window:
- a CDS encoding glycosyltransferase family 2 protein produces MSNPLVSVLIPCYNVESYVVESISSIIEQTYINLEIIIINDCSSDNTSNKLQELANKDSRIKIYNNETNLKLIKTLNKGIELCNGKYIARMDADDISFPTRIEKQVSFLEQNADYDVVSTMFYTFRTGKSKHNLYKNPKTYEELQAYLLFRSGICHPAVMIRKTLFSELGLRFEEKYLHVEDYALWSKALYCTKLANIDEPLLYYRVHEYQVSTLNEKKQIENKKEVFKIHCEKLGLASSAEDLDVYASVAECIPSESSFDYLYKCETFMIGLLDRNSAEQFSSPQYLSRILSLHWIRLCANSRLGLKVLSKCFDSPLYNKEYYSKNDILILYIKCLFKMEYKKSFWYKLAFR; encoded by the coding sequence ATGTCAAATCCTCTAGTCTCAGTTTTAATACCTTGTTATAATGTCGAGAGTTATGTGGTTGAATCTATTTCATCCATTATAGAACAGACGTATATAAATCTAGAGATTATTATTATAAATGACTGTTCATCAGATAATACAAGTAATAAGTTACAAGAATTAGCTAATAAAGATAGTCGTATAAAGATTTATAATAATGAGACTAATTTAAAACTGATAAAGACATTAAATAAAGGAATTGAATTGTGTAATGGCAAGTATATTGCCCGTATGGATGCAGACGATATCTCTTTTCCTACAAGAATAGAGAAACAGGTATCTTTCTTAGAGCAAAATGCCGACTATGATGTTGTTAGTACCATGTTTTACACATTTAGAACGGGTAAATCAAAGCATAATCTCTATAAAAACCCTAAAACATATGAAGAGTTACAAGCTTATCTATTGTTTAGATCGGGTATTTGTCATCCTGCTGTAATGATTCGGAAAACACTATTCTCTGAGTTGGGATTAAGGTTCGAAGAAAAATATTTGCATGTAGAAGATTATGCACTTTGGTCTAAGGCACTTTATTGTACGAAATTAGCAAATATTGATGAGCCTCTTTTATACTATAGAGTTCATGAATATCAGGTTTCGACATTAAATGAAAAGAAACAAATTGAAAATAAGAAAGAAGTCTTTAAAATTCACTGTGAGAAGTTAGGTTTAGCTTCTAGTGCTGAAGACTTAGATGTATATGCTTCTGTTGCTGAGTGTATTCCTTCAGAGTCTTCATTTGATTATCTTTATAAATGTGAGACGTTTATGATAGGTCTATTAGATAGAAATAGTGCAGAACAATTTAGCTCTCCTCAATATTTATCTAGAATCTTATCTTTACATTGGATTCGTCTTTGTGCAAATTCGAGATTAGGCTTAAAGGTATTGAGTAAATGTTTTGACTCTCCACTCTATAATAAAGAATATTATAGTAAAAATGACATACTAATATTATATATTAAGTGTTTATTCAAGATGGAGTATAAAAAATCATTTTGGTATAAACTGGCATTTAGATAA